Part of the Paenibacillus aurantius genome, AAAGGAAGACGAGCAGTCCCCCCCATAAATACATCGTGTGGTAATCGGTGCGCGCGGCCAGCAGGCCAAGGAAATAAGAACCCAGCCCGTAGCCCGAATCAAAAAAGACAAAATAGGTGCCGGTGGCCAAGCCTCTTCGGTGAGGAGGTGCCGATTGAACTGCTATGGTTTGAAAGCTCGGAAGGATCGCACCGTAACCGAGTCCTATAATCCCTCCGGTCAGCAGAAAAATAGGAGCGGAATAGGCTTGACTCAGCCAGACCATTCCGATTACGAACAGGACAATTCCCGGATAAACGAGAACATGCTCCCCTTTCCTGTCGAACAGCCTTCCCGTGAAAGGACGGGAGATCAGGATCATGGCCGCAAAGACGATAAAGAAATAGCTCGCGATGGTTTCCAGCCCGATCGATTTCGCATAGACGGAGATGAACGTAGAGATCGCTCCATAGGAGAAAGCCAGCACGAAGCCAGCCATGGAGATAGGCATCGCTTTAGGCTCCAGGTACCGCTTGATGCTCCAGGAATGGAACGGACTCGGTTTCTTCGGAGGCGAGGAGATGGCGGTCACCGCGCCGCAGAGCAAGGCTAATAAAGCTAAGACCGAAACGACGATGAACAGGACCGTATAGCTGGTATGGGTGGTCAGAGTAAGCCCCAGGAAGGGCCCCACGACCATGGCAAGGCTCATAAAAAGGCTGAAGTAACCGATACCTTCCCCTTTGCGCTTCTCCGGAATGACATCCAGTACAATGGCCGAGGTGGCTGTTGCCGAGATCCCGAAGGCAATCCCGTGAACAAACCGCAAGGCCAAAAGCAGGTAGAATTGATGAATGAACAGATACAGGAAGGAACATACCATAAACATAACCAAGGAGGCGGTGACCAGAACCTTCCGGTTCTTCTCGTCCAGCCACTTTCCCGTCACTACCCGGAAGATGACCGCGGCCACGATAAACACCGTCATGACAAGGCCAATCTGATCTTTACTTCCTTGCAGTTCCTCCAGAACGAAGGTCGGCAAAGTAACGGCCAGAATATAAAAGGTCATAAAAATAAAAAAGCTGCTGAAGCTGATCGTTAGAAAGCTTCGGGTCCATAAAGTGTCCTGCTTCAAGGCTCTCTCTTCTTTCTGTATAGTCTGTACAGCCGGACTCTTTACATTCCTTCTTTCTAATCCGGCGTGTTTTCTAGGTTGTCGATCATTTGAAACAAGACGCTCTTGAAAATCTCCAAATGTTCAGGAGGAATCCGGTTCAGGAGCTTGCTTTCAAATTGTTCTTCCACCAAGGGCCTAACGAGCTCTTGGTGCTCTCTGCCTTTGCCGGTAATGAGGATGCGATAAGATCTCCGGTCCTCCCCATTCGGCTTGCGGCTGATAAACTGCTTCCTCTCTAGGATGTCCAGAATCCGGGTAATGGTCGGCTGGTCCTTATCCGACCGCAGAGCCAGCTCCTTCTGGGTGATATCATCCTCCTCGGCTAACCGTTTCAGTACGGTCCACTGTTCCGGGGTAAGGTCATACGGCTTGAGAGAAAGCGTAAGACTGCGAACCATAACCCGGCTCGCCATGGCGGTTAAATAGCCGAAAGGCTCCTTCTTGGTCTTCATTCTCCACCCCACCGTTCGTTTTTCATTCTCTACCTCTCCGCTCGTTTTTCATTTTCAACCTCTCCGCTGCTCGTTCTTCAATCTCCCCCCGTTTATTTAGTTGTTATAACAATTATAGTCGAAACATCTACTTTAGGTCAAACCCTCCCTCTAGGGATGTCCGCTGGAATAAAAAAAGATCACCGGAACGTTCCGGTGATCCTGGCTGAAAAAAAAGAAAAACCCCCGAAAGCAGGAGTCTGTTGGATAAGAAAATGGTCGGGACGACACGATTTGAACATGCGACCCCCTGGTCCCAAACCAGGTGCTCTACCAAGCTGAGCTACGTCCCGAAACTAATACGGTATGGCGGAGAGAGAGGGATTCGAACCCTCGAGACGCTTGTGACGCCTACACGATTTCCAATCGTGCTCCTTCGGCCAACTCGGACACCTCTCCATGGCTCCCCGAACAGGACTCGAACCTGTGACAACTCGATTAACAGTCGAGTGCTCTACCAACTGAGCTATCAGGGAAAATAAAGGGATGGTGGGCCCTAGTGGACTCGAACCACCGACCTCACCCTTATCAGGGGTGCGCTCTAACCAGCTGAGCTAAGGGCCCTTATTCTCTTAGGCAAGAAAAAATCCCACATGTGTGGGTTTCGCTTGTCCAATCCATTCTCCCAAGACGGGCTTCGCCGTGTGCTAAGTACTATCTTGTTGGAGAAGAAAAAATTTCCGCTTGGCAACGTCCTACTCTCCCAAGATCCTGCGATCTAAGTACCATTGGCGCTGGAGGGCTTAACGGTCGTGTTCGAGATGGGAACGCGTGGTTCCCCTCCGCCATCATCACCAAACGTCAGGGTTTGCACCCTGAAAACTGGAATCGAAGCTTACGTTGTTTCATCCTTTACGCTCCCCTACTTCGTGCTCTCGGGGTCCCCGAAAAGTAATCGGAATCACCTTCGCAGCCTCTGCTTCACTTTTTGGGGTGTAGATTAAGCCCTCGACCGATTAGTATTCGTCCGCTGCATGCCTTACGGCACTTCCACGCCGAACCTATCTACCTCGTCGTCTACAAGGGGTCTTACTAATTGGGAAATCTCATCTTGAGGGGGGCTTCACGCTTAGATGCTTTCAGCGCTTATCCCGTCCGTACTTGGCTACCCAGCGGTGCTCCTGGCGGAACAACTGGTACACCAGCGGTACGTCCATCCCGGTCCTCTCGTACTAAGGACAGCTCCTCTCAAATTTCCTGCGCCCGCGACAGATAGGGACCGAACTGTCTCACGACGTTCTGAACCCAGCTCGCGTACCGCTTTAATGGGCGAACAGCCCAACCCTTGGGACCTACTTCAGCCCCAGGATGCGATGAGCCGACATCGAGGTGCCAAACCTCCCCGTCGATGTGGACTCTTGGGGGAGATAAGCCTGTTATCCCCAGGGTAGCTTTTATCCGTTGAGCGATGGCCCTTCCATTCGGTACCACCGGATCACTAAGCCCGACTTTCGTCCCTGCTCGACCTGTACGTCTTGCAGTCAA contains:
- a CDS encoding MarR family winged helix-turn-helix transcriptional regulator — its product is MKTKKEPFGYLTAMASRVMVRSLTLSLKPYDLTPEQWTVLKRLAEEDDITQKELALRSDKDQPTITRILDILERKQFISRKPNGEDRRSYRILITGKGREHQELVRPLVEEQFESKLLNRIPPEHLEIFKSVLFQMIDNLENTPD
- a CDS encoding MFS transporter — encoded protein: MKQDTLWTRSFLTISFSSFFIFMTFYILAVTLPTFVLEELQGSKDQIGLVMTVFIVAAVIFRVVTGKWLDEKNRKVLVTASLVMFMVCSFLYLFIHQFYLLLALRFVHGIAFGISATATSAIVLDVIPEKRKGEGIGYFSLFMSLAMVVGPFLGLTLTTHTSYTVLFIVVSVLALLALLCGAVTAISSPPKKPSPFHSWSIKRYLEPKAMPISMAGFVLAFSYGAISTFISVYAKSIGLETIASYFFIVFAAMILISRPFTGRLFDRKGEHVLVYPGIVLFVIGMVWLSQAYSAPIFLLTGGIIGLGYGAILPSFQTIAVQSAPPHRRGLATGTYFVFFDSGYGLGSYFLGLLAARTDYHTMYLWGGLLVFLSLILYYALHHRKQRSEARKMVME